The Myxocyprinus asiaticus isolate MX2 ecotype Aquarium Trade chromosome 4, UBuf_Myxa_2, whole genome shotgun sequence nucleotide sequence GTCCGTTATTTGCAGAAAGCTTCTGCTGAGGAGGTGGCACACTGAAGTCCCGTGAAATGAGCTGCTTCAGTTCACCAACTGTGGTGTTGTAGCCCACAGTCAGAGATTTCGTTTCTCCATTAAATCCCTTTATTATTAATTCCATCACGAGCCTGTcaaaatgtgataaaataaataaataataataataataataaaaaaacattagtgtACAATGTAACTACATTAATATAGATTATTGCGCAATATTTCCCTGTGCATTCTGCGACTTACCGAGCTGTTCAAATGTTCCGCTGATTGCTTTTCTGTCTCGAATAGGACTTGTAATTGAAGTTACACCAACTGATGTGTGATCAATGATGTGGTTCGGGGTGGAGGCATTATTTATAAGGCATGAATTTATGCCCCACCTCTTTCGTTTCCGAAGACTTACTCGCTAACTTTCGCTTTCCTTTCGGCACTTAATCGCTGATGTAATTCCTGAGAAATCATTGATcaacagaatgcacaacacaagtGTCTGGTTAAcccacagtactgtacatatttcGACAAACCATGCATTCAATtaatcaaaaataaatgtttatgtttgtaaATTGTGTAGCACAGAGGTTTTCAAGCTTTTCAAAGCCAGATATGATGATATTCATGTGAGGGACATCCTTCCATAAATATAAAGTGTTATATTTTCATGTTGCCTATAAAGACCCACTTTTACTGTGTGAGATAATTAGATAGTAGTCTATGATATTATAAAGCTGACATGTTAGTGAAAACATATAATTGGCTTTTATactgtcattgtactaaagccaaaagaaattaTCAGTAAAACATTTTAGCTGTAATCTATTatctcataaaatattgattttgtatTTACATTTCAGTTCTTACGGTTAAGAACTATTGCtgttaatagaataaaataatcatgatttcCAAGCAGATtgaaacagtaataatgtcaaaCTTTATTCCTCTTAATTTGTTACacttttatattttcttacatttttatgCGGACCACCTAGCACCCTCTTGTGGCCCCCTAGGagtccccggaccccagtttaAAACCCCTGGTGTAGCACATGCGTTTATATGGGCTATTCATAAGTTTGTTTTGGTAATAGCAACTTCATCAttgatattttattcattttgacctcataattgttttttttatacacgGCATAAACTTACAGATATCAATTCCTAAACCACATCTAATTCTCACAACTCGTGCTTTTGGAGTTTATTTACTaatatttttttgtctactgacatattttggaaagctgtttttcaatgtttagtcagctgaacaatcaacaccAATTTAAACAGCAACACAGCCCATAGAAGAGACTGTAGCCTACTTATGTCCCTCACTgtctcgttttcattcccatcataAATCAATCCACTCTGAATAAGGTGAATTCATATGAAATTATCTATATCTGAGTTTCATGCAGGCACATAATAAAAGAACAGGAAATCAAATCATCATTTGGAATGCGAAAGTATTCCCATGATCACGTGATTGATTGGGGGAAACCCAGGTAAAGCGCTGTACGTCACAGGGCGGGGCAATCACACCTGCCACATTCTGACAACAAGTGACTTCTCGAGGTTCTGCACTGGACAATGCGTGATGACGTAGACCTTAATTGCCTTTTCTCCGCCTTTGGTTACAGCTGGCACATGGAAACTGGTTACCAGGCAATGGAAAGAGAGAACAGTTTAAtgccaaataaaaattaaagagcAGTtcccaaaaaagcaaaaaaaaaaaaaaaaaagaaaaagaaagaaagaaaaacttacATCATACATTTCTCACATTTTAAACCACTTTTACGTAGGACTATAATATTTGCCAGATGCAGGCTATAGGGAAAGATGTCTTGCCCCAGATAGGGGTCTTGCCCCAGTAGTGAGGCAACATGGCCCCTTTTTcatgatttaatacattttgtgttaAATATGTTTATCAGTAATGCACACTGTTCTTAAAGAGGATCCTTTCTAGGCCTGTACTGTTTGTAGTATAAATCGTCACATTCACCACTTCACCATGCTCAAACAGGCTTTGAAATGACTGTAACAGTACATTTCAACAGGTTCTTCTATGAGGGATTTTGACTTGTTAGCACAGCACACATTGTATTAAAATACAGAAGTATTGCTTGTTTATTGATAGATGTTGATGCATTCAGTTGTAGAGGAGACTGGGCCAGTTGATACACTTTGTTGTCTATCAATAGCAAATATCTACAGAATAAAGTTATGAGCCAATAGACCAGCTCCAGCAGACATATTTGTATTGGTGCATTCTTATACATCACATCCAAATGTTGGCTATACGAAAATATCTGTTTGAAAATATCAGTCAGTGTGACGGTGGGTTTCATTTGGCATAGCGTTGTTCTTTGTTTACCAGGCATTCGACATCAAGTTGACAAAGCACAATGCATGGTTTTAGTTCAGgcgttttattattttatttacaaggtAAAATATAATAACATCATTCATAAAAAGTACACTATTTTCACATTTACAGCAGACACTCTTATCCAGAGAGACAAACAAAAAGTGCTTTAGTTTTTCTCTGATTGAACAGATTGATTTCAGTATGACTATATACCGACTGAGGCACGTTTAATCATTGTAACAATACaaatcataacaacaacaaaaaatctgttCAAGCTGATTTTCTCCATTAACCTCCTCGGAGACGCAGAGTCATGTGAATGGTGCTTCCAGATGTGATGTTGTACTCCAGCAGCTTCATGCCAGACTCCAGTTGTCTACCGTTGTAAATCAGTCTCTGCTGATCCACAGGGACTCTTTCTTTATTGTAGATCTTTTGCTGGAGCTGATCTACAGTTTCATTGACGTCCACATCGTAAGTTCCTGTGCAGCCGTTCTCGTTCTTGACAAACACCTGAAGAGGTCCAGGGTTCGTGATGAGGAGCATCACCGCGGACCCTGAGTGCAAACCGTAACTACTGAGTGTTCTGGAATCGTCATCAAGGCTGATTCGGTGTCCGTTATTTGCAGAAAGCTTCTGCTGTGAAGGGTGATCTCTGAAGACCTCCGATATACGCTTCTTGAGCTCACCAACTGTGGCGTTGCTGTCCACAGTCAGACGTTTCTTATCACCATTTAACCGTGTTACTTCCAGATCCATCATGAAACTgacaaaataaagtaaaacagaaaaaacaacctTAGTATACAAAACATTTCTACTCATAAAACTTCTCCGTTGCATTTTACAAGTCTGATCAATCTATTGCATAGTTTTTAACtatttatcatttaatattaatcGATAAATTAATCAATCAGTTATATTTCAGTGGGGTAAAAAGCTTACCGAGCTGTTGACATCTTCCGCTGAACAGTAGCCTGCTTGTTTGTTTATGCAAATCACACTGAACTCACAACCAAATAATCTGGATCTGGGTAGAGGTATATAAGGCATCAGCTGATGCCCCGCCTCAAAACAAGGTTTCATTTTCGAGGACTTCCTCAGTAACTTTCGGTTTCCATTCTCCGCCTAATCGCTGATGGAAATCCTGAGAAATCATTGATCACCAGGAATCAGGATGCACAGAGATAATCTGTCTGGTTAACCAATAACACAATGTATTTTGCCTTACTAAgatatttattcaattacataaaaaaataaaataataattagtgCATAAATAATTGCCATTATTAACGTTGTATAAATATTCTATTATTggatatacatttgaagtcagaattttacatacactgatgttgaagtaattaaaactcattttttaaccactccacagatttaatattagcaaactatagttttggtaagtcatttggacatctactttgtgcatgatacaagtaatttttcaaacaattgtttacagacagattgtttcacttttaatttactatatcacaattccagtgggtcagaagtttacatacactaagttaactgtacctttaagcagcttggaaaattccagaaaatgtcaagcctttaggcaattagcttctgataggctaattggagtcaattggaggtgtgcctgttgatgtattttaagtcctaccctcaaactcagtgcctctttgcttgacatcatggaaaaatcaaaataaatcaggcaagacctcagaaaaaaattgtggacctccacaagtctggttcatacttgggagcaatttccaaatgcctgaatgtaccacattcatctgtacaaacaatagtacgcaagtataaacaccatgggaccacgcagccatcataccgctaaggaagaagacacattctgtctcctagagatgaacgtagtttggtgcaaaagtgcaaatcattcccagaacaacagcaaaggaccttgtgaagatgctggaggaaacgggaagacaagtatctatatccacagtaaaacgattcctatatcgacataacccattaggctgctcagcaaggaagaagtcactgctctaaaactgccataaaaaagccaggctacagtttgcaagtgcacatggggacaaagatcttacttttgagaaatgtcctctggtctgatgaaactctggccataatgacaatcattatgtttggaggaaaaagggtgaggcttgcaagccgaagaacaccatcctaaccgtgaagtatgggggtggcagcatcatgttgtggggtgctttgctgcaggagggactggtgcccttcacagaatagatggcatcatgaggaaggaaaatgatgtggatatattgaagcaatatctaaagacatcagccatgaagttaaagctcggtcagaaatgggtcttccaaatggacaaaacaccccaagcatacctccaaagttgtggtaaaatggcttaaggacaacaaagtcaaggtattggagtggccatcacaaagccctgacctcaatccgatagaaaatttgtgggcagaa carries:
- the LOC127439649 gene encoding polyubiquitin-like isoform X6, which gives rise to MSTARFMMDLEVTRLNGDKKRLTVDSNATVGELKKRISEVFRDHPSQQKLSANNGHRISLDDDSRTLSSYGLHSGSAVMLLITNPGPLQVFVKNEKGQTKTYDVDVNETVDQLQQKIYNKERVPVDQQRLIYNGRQLESGMKLLEYNITSGSTIHMTLRLRGG
- the LOC127439649 gene encoding polyubiquitin-like isoform X10 — encoded protein: MSTARFMMDLEVTRLNGDKKRLTVDSNATVGELKKRISEVFRDHPSQQKLSANNGHRISLDDDSRTLSSYGLHSGSAVMLLITNPGPLQVFVKNENGCTGTYDVDVNETVDQLQQKIYNKERVPVDQQRLIYNGRQLESGMKLLEYNITSGSTIHMTLRLRGG
- the LOC127439649 gene encoding polyubiquitin-like isoform X4 is translated as MSTARFMMDLEVTRLNGDKKRLTVDSNATVGELKKRISEVFRDHPSQQKLSANNGHRISLDDDSRTLSSYGLHSGSAVMLLITNPGPLQVFVKNEKGQTKTYDVDVNETVDQLQQKIYNKERVPVDQQRLIYNGIQLVSGMKLLEYNITSGSTIHMTLRLRGG